From a region of the Mauremys mutica isolate MM-2020 ecotype Southern chromosome 12, ASM2049712v1, whole genome shotgun sequence genome:
- the LOC123346541 gene encoding acetylcholinesterase-like, translating into MLGLLPGLLLLSLTGPSSGFDDNGTVVLTTSGPIRGKRLLAGSGTVTAFLGIPYAEPPVGALRFQKPLPHQAWSHVLEATSFGNACHQVLLTGLPEANVWTPKRPLSEDCLFLNVWVPHPQPNGTVPVLIWIHAGGFISGAASLDLYDGRFLATTENVIVASMNYRLGALGFLSLPPAAPGNAGLWDQHLALRWLRDNAAAFGGDPARFLLFGQSAGGSSVSFHLLSAGSRALFTRAALQSGAATAPWTWISLDEAKERGRRLGQLLGCADGDDTALVGCLQEKEPDEIPKHEFSVLRRKDLLAFPFVPTPDGDFLPDTPPRLLRAGHSQPMPILAGFTSNEGAYLLKFSPLNFSLENTSQIGWEELLQVVRLAMPEAPEEAVQIVARRYSQERQDEARYLWAMDQTTGDHLFVCPVAKVAGQEAEAGSPVYTYYFTHRIPGLSLPEWMGVPHGSEVPYLFGSLAFLWGANYTLTEAETGLRRRVMRYWAEFARSGNPTGSEGSQEQWPLYNSKEQNFVRISTEPPQTKGTSPTQHCGFLASLLKEKPSPTAETHRTADPSRKKEHEEEKEN; encoded by the exons ATGCTGGGACTCCTCCCcggcctgctcctcctctccctgacGGGCCCCAGCTCTGGTTTTGATGACAACGGCACTGTGGTGCTCACCACCAGCGGCCCCATCCGGGGCAAGCGCCTCCTGGCAGGCTCCGGCACAGTGACAGCCTTCCTGGGGATCCCCTACGCCGAGCCCCCCGTGGGGGCCTTGCGCTTCCAGAAACCGCTTCCCCACCAGGCCTGGAGCCATGTCCTGGAGGCCACCAGCTTTGGCAATGCCTGCCACCAGGTTCTGCTTACTGGCCTCCCTGAGGCTAATGTCTGGACACCGAAAAGACCGCTGTCCGAGGACTGCCTCTTCCTCAACGTCTGggtgccccatccccagcctaaTGGGACGGTCCCCGTCCTCATTTGGATCCATGCCGGGGGGTTCAtttcaggtgcagcctcactcgACCTCTATGACGGGCGCTTCTTAGCCACCACCGAGAACGTGATTGTGGCCTCCATGAACTACCGGCTGGGGGCACTGGGCTTCCTGTCTCTGCCCCCGGCCGCCCCAGGGAACGCCGGCCTGTGGGACCAGCACCTGGCGCTGCGCTGGCTGCGGGACAACGCGGCTGCCTTTGGTGGAGACCCAGCTCGTTTCCTGCTCTTTGGCCAGAGCGCCGGCGGTTCCTCAGTCAGCTTCCACCTCCTCTCTGCGGGGAGCCGGGCCCTCTTCACCCGCGCCGCGCTGCAGAGCGGAGCCGCCACCGCACCATGGACTTGGATTTCCCTCGACGAGGCCAAGGAGAGAGGCCGGAggctgggccagctgctgggCTGCGCCGATGGTGACGACACCGCCCTggtgggctgcctgcaggagaaGGAACCCGATGAGATCCCCAAACACGAGTTCTCCGTCTTACGCCGCAAGGACCTGCTGGCGTTTCCCTTTGTGCCGACACCAGATGGGGATTTCCTCCCTGATACACCACCAAGGCTGCTGAGGGCCGGGCACAGCCAGCCTATGCCCATCCTGGCCGGGTTCACCTCCAACGAAGGCGCCTACCTGTTAAAATTCAGTCCTCTTAACTTCAGCCTGGAGAACACCAGCCAAATCGGCTGGGAAGAGCTGCTGCAGGTGGTGAGGCTGGCAATGCCAGAGGCCCCCGAAGAAGCCGTCCAGATCGTGGCACGGCGGTACAGCCAGGAGAGGCAGGATGAGGCACGGTACTTATGGGCCATGGATCAAACCACCGGTGACCACCTCTTTGTGTGCCCGGTAGCCAAGGTGGCTGGGCAAGAGGCGGAGGCCGGCAGTCCCGTGTACACCTACTACTTCACTCACCGCATTCCTGGCTTGTCTTTACCTGAGTGGATGGGGGTGCCCCACGGCTCCGAGGTGCCCTACCTCTTCGGGTCTCTGGCATTCCTGTGGGGCGCCAACTACACTCTCACGGAGGCCGAGACCGGGCTGAGACGCAGGGTGATGCGGTACTGGGCGGAGTTTGCCAGGAGCGG GAACCCCACAGGGTCAGAGGGCAGCCAGGAGCAGTGGCCCCTCTACAACTCCAAGGAGCAGAACTTCGTCCGCATCAGCACAGAGCCGCCCCAGACCAAGGGGACATCGCCCACCCAGCACTGTGGCTTCTTAGCATCGCTGCTCAAAGAGAAGCCAAGCCCCACAG CTGAGACCCACAGAACCGCTGACCCCTCAAG
- the LOC123345802 gene encoding acetylcholinesterase-like isoform X2 produces the protein MLGLLPGLLLLSLTGPSSGFDDNGTVVLTTSGPIRGKRLQAGSGTVTAFLGIPYAEPPVGALRFQKPLPHQAWSHVLEATSFGNACHQVLLTGHPEANVWTPKRPRSEDCLFLNVWVPHPQPNGTAPVLIWIHGGGFFTGAASLDIYDGRFLAATENVIVASMNYRLGALGFLSLPPAAPGNAGLWDQHLALRWLRDNAAAFGGDPARFLLFGQSAGGSSVSFHLLSAGSRALFTRAALQSGAATAPWTWISLEEAKERGRRLGQLLGCADGDDTALVGCLQGKEPGEFPKHEFSFFRRKNLLEFPFLPTPDGDFLPDTPPRLLRARHSQPMPILAGFTSNEGAYLLKFSPLNFSLENTSHIGWEELLQVVRLAMPETPEEAVQIVARRYSQERQDEARYLWAMDQTTGDHLFVCPVAEVAGREAEAGSPVYTYYFTHRIPGLSLPEWMGVPHGSEVPYLFGTMASMLGANYTLTEAETGLRCRVMRYWAEFARSGNPTGSEGSQEQWPLYNSKEQNFVRISTEPPQTKGTSPAQHCGFLASLLKEKPSPTGADQDLWGSGSGA, from the exons ATGCTGGGACTCCTCCCcggcctgctcctcctctccctgacGGGCCCCAGCTCTGGTTTTGATGACAACGGCACTGTGGTGCTCACCACCAGCGGCCCCATCCGGGGCAAGCGCCTCCAGGCCGGCTCTGGCACAGTGACGGCCTTCCTGGGCATCCCCTACGCCGAGCCCCCCGTGGGGGCCTTGCGCTTCCAGAAACCGCTTCCCCACCAGGCCTGGAGCCATGTCCTGGAGGCCACCAGCTTTGGCAATGCCTGCCACCAGGTTCTGCTTACTGGTCACCCTGAGGCTAATGTCTGGACACCGAAAAGACCGCGGTCCGAGGACTGCCTCTTCCTCAACGTCTGggtgccccatccccagcctaaCGGGACGGCCCCCGTCCTCATTTGGATCCATGGCGGGGGGTTCTTCACAGGTGCAGCCTCACTCGACATCTATGACGGGCGCTTCTTAGCTGCCACCGAGAATGTGATCGTGGCCTCCATGAACTACcggctgggggcgctgggcttcctgtccctgcccccagccgccccggGGAACGCTGGCCTGTGGGACCAGCACCTGGCGCTGCGCTGGCTGCGGGACAACGCGGCTGCCTTTGGTGGAGACCCAGCTCGTTTCCTGCTCTTCGGCCAGAGCGCCGGCGGTTCCTCAGTCAGCTTCCACCTCCTCTCTGCGGGGAGCCGGGCCCTCTTCACCCGCGCTGCGCTGCAGAGCGGAGCCGCCACCGCACCATGGACTTGGATTTCCCTCGAGGAGGCCAAGGAGAGAGGCCGGAggctgggccagctgctgggCTGCGCTGATGGTGACGACACCGCTCtggtgggctgcctgcaggggaaggaacccgGGGAGTTCCCCAAACATGAGTTTTCCTTCTTTCGCCGCAAGAACCTGCTGGAGTTTCCCTTTCTGCCGACACCAGATGGGGATTTCCTCCCTGATACACCACCAAGGCTGCTGAGGGCCAGGCACAGCCAGCCTATGCCCATCCTGGCCGGGTTCACCTCCAACGAAGGCGCCTACCTGTTAAAATTCAGTCCTCTTAACTTCAGCCTGGAGAACACCAGCCACATCGGCTGGGAAGAGCTGCTGCAGGTGGTGAGGCTGGCAATGCCAGAGACCCCCGAAGAAGCCGTCCAGATCGTGGCACGGCGGTACAGCCAGGAGAGGCAGGATGAGGCACGGTACTTATGGGCCATGGATCAAACCACCGGTGACCACCTCTTTGTGTGCCCAGTAGCCGAGGTGGCTGGGCGAGAGGCGGAGGCCGGCAGTCCCGTGTACACCTACTACTTCACTCACCGCATTCCTGGCTTGTCCTTACCTGAGTGGATGGGGGTGCCCCACGGCTCCGAGGTGCCCTACCTCTTCGGGACCATGGCATCCATGTTGGGCGCCAACTACACTCTCACGGAGGCCGAGACCGGGCTGAGATGCAGGGTGATGCGGTACTGGGCGGAGTTTGCCAGGAGCGG GAACCCCACAGGGTCAGAGGGCAGCCAGGAGCAGTGGCCCCTCTACAACTCCAAGGAGCAGAACTTCGTCCGCATCAGCACAGAGCCGCCCCAGACCAAGGGGACATCGCCCGCCCAGCACTGTGGCTTCTTAGCATCGCTGCTCAAAGAGAAGCCAAGCCCCACAG GAGCAGACCAGGATTTGTGGGGCTCAGGAAGTGGCGCATGA
- the LOC123345802 gene encoding acetylcholinesterase-like isoform X3, which translates to MLRLLPGLLLLSLTGPSSGFDDNSTVVLTTSGPIQGKRLLASSGTVTAFLGIPYAEPPVGALRFQKPLPHQAWSHVLEATSFGNACHQVLLTGHPEANVWTPKRPRSEDCLFLNVWVPHPQPNGTAPVLIWIHGGGFFTGAASLDIYDGRFLAATENVIVASMNYRMGALGFLSLPPAAPGNAGLWDQHLALRWLRDNAAAFGGDPARFLLFGQSAGGSSVSFHLLSAGSRALFTRAALQSGAATAPWTWISLEEAKERGRRLGQLLGCADGDDTALVGCLQGKEPGEFPKHEFSVLRRKDLLGLPFVPTPDGDFLPDTPPRLLRAGHSQPMPILAGFTSNEGAYMLKFSPLNFSLENTSHIGWEELLQVVRLAMPEAPEEAVQIVARRYSQERQDEARYLWAMDQTTGDHLFVCPVAEVAGREAEAGSPVYTYYFTHRIPGLSLPEWMGVPHGSEVPYLFGTMASMWGANYTLTEAETGLRRRVMRYWAEFARSGNPTGSEGSQEQWPLYNSKEQNFVRISTELPQTKGTSPAQHCGFLASLLKEKPSPTGADQDLWGPGSGA; encoded by the exons ATGCTGAGACTCCTCCCcggcctgctcctcctctccctgacGGGCCCCAGCTCTGGTTTTGATGACAACAGCACTGTGGTGCTCACCACCAGCGGCCCCATCCAGGGCAAGCGCCTCCTGGCCAGCTCCGGCACAGTGACAGCCTTCCTGGGCATCCCCTACGCCGAGCCCCCCGTGGGGGCCTTGCGCTTCCAGAAACCACTTCCCCACCAGGCCTGGAGCCATGTCCTGGAGGCCACCAGCTTTGGCAATGCCTGCCACCAGGTTCTGCTTACTGGTCACCCTGAGGCTAATGTCTGGACACCGAAAAGACCGCGGTCCGAGGACTGTCTCTTCCTCAACGTCTGggtgccccatccccagcctaaCGGGACGGCCCCCGTCCTCATTTGGATCCATGGCGGGGGGTTCTTCACAGGTGCAGCCTCACTCGACATCTATGACGGGCGCTTCTTAGCTGCCACCGAGAATGTGATCGTGGCCTCCATGAACTACCGGATGGGGGCGCTGGGCTTCCTGTCTCTGCCCCCGGCCGCCCCGGGGAACGCCGGCCTGTGGGACCAGCACCTGGCACTGCGCTGGCTGCGGGACAACGCGGCTGCCTTTGGTGGAGACCCAGCTCGTTTCCTGCTCTTCGGCCAGAGCGCCGGCGGTTCCTCAGTCAGCTTCCACCTCCTCTCTGCGGGGAGCCGGGCCCTCTTCACCCGCGCCGCGCTGCAGAGCGGAGCCGCCACTGCACCATGGACTTGGATTTCCCTCGAGGAGGCCAAGGAGAGAGGCCGGAggctgggccagctgctgggCTGCGCCGATGGTGACGACACCGCCCtggtgggctgcctgcaggggaaggaacctggggagttccccaaaCACGAATTCTCCGTCTTACGCCGCAAGGACCTGCTGGGGCTGCCCTTTGTGCCGACACCAGATGGGGATTTCCTCCCTGATACACCACCAAGGCTGCTGAGGGCCGGGCACAGCCAGCCTATGCCCATCCTGGCCGGGTTCACCTCCAACGAAGGCGCCTACATGTTAAAATTCAGTCCTCTTAACTTCAGCCTGGAGAACACCAGCCACATCGGCTGGGAAGAGCTGCTGCAGGTGGTGAGGCTGGCAATGCCAGAGGCCCCCGAAGAAGCCGTCCAGATCGTGGCACGGCGGTACAGCCAGGAGAGGCAGGATGAGGCACGGTACTTATGGGCCATGGATCAAACCACCGGTGACCACCTCTTTGTGTGCCCGGTAGCTGAGGTGGCTGGGCGAGAGGCGGAGGCCGGCAGTCCCGTGTACACCTACTACTTCACTCACCGCATTCCTGGCTTGTCTTTACCTGAGTGGATGGGGGTGCCACACGGCTCCGAGGTGCCCTACCTCTTCGGGACCATGGCATCCATGTGGGGCGCCAACTACACTCTCACGGAGGCTGAGACCGGGCTGAGACGCAGAGTGATGCGGTACTGGGCGGAGTTTGCCAGGAGCGG GAACCCCACAGGGTCAGAGGGCAGCCAGGAGCAGTGGCCCCTCTACAACTCCAAGGAGCAGAACTTCGTCCGcatcagcacagagctgccccAGACCAAGGGGACATCGCCCGCCCAGCATTGTGGCTTCTTAGCATCGCTGCTCAAAGAGAAGCCAAGCCCCACAG GAGCAGACCAGGATTTGTGGGGCCCAGGAAGTGGCGCATGA
- the LOC123345802 gene encoding acetylcholinesterase-like isoform X1 yields the protein MLRLLPGLLLLSLTGPSSGFDDNSTVVLTTSGPIQGKRLLASSGTVTAFLGIPYAEPPVGALRFQKPLPHQAWSHVLEATSFGNACHQVLLTGHPEANVWTPKRPRSEDCLFLNVWVPHPQPNGTAPVLIWIHGGGFFTGAASLDIYDGRFLAATENVIVASMNYRMGALGFLSLPPAAPGNAGLWDQHLALRWLRDNAAAFGGDPARFLLFGQSAGGSSVSFHLLSAGSRALFTRAALQSGAATAPWTWISLEEAKERGRRLGQLLGCADGDDTALVGCLQGKEPGEFPKHEFSVLRRKDLLGLPFVPTPDGDFLPDTPPRLLRAGHSQPMPILAGFTSNEGAYMLKFSPLNFSLENTSHIGWEELLQVVRLAMPEAPEEAVQIVARRYSQERQDEARYLWAMDQTTGDHLFVCPVAEVAGREAEAGSPVYTYYFTHRIPGLSLPEWMGVPHGSEVPYLFGTMASMWGANYTLTEAETGLRRRVMRYWAEFARSGNPTGSEGSQEQWPLYNSKEQNFVRISTELPQTKGTSPAQHCGFLASLLKEKPSPTGIPQGQGTAGSSGPAMTPWSRTSSASAWSRPRSRGHHLPGTAGSWHG from the exons ATGCTGAGACTCCTCCCcggcctgctcctcctctccctgacGGGCCCCAGCTCTGGTTTTGATGACAACAGCACTGTGGTGCTCACCACCAGCGGCCCCATCCAGGGCAAGCGCCTCCTGGCCAGCTCCGGCACAGTGACAGCCTTCCTGGGCATCCCCTACGCCGAGCCCCCCGTGGGGGCCTTGCGCTTCCAGAAACCACTTCCCCACCAGGCCTGGAGCCATGTCCTGGAGGCCACCAGCTTTGGCAATGCCTGCCACCAGGTTCTGCTTACTGGTCACCCTGAGGCTAATGTCTGGACACCGAAAAGACCGCGGTCCGAGGACTGTCTCTTCCTCAACGTCTGggtgccccatccccagcctaaCGGGACGGCCCCCGTCCTCATTTGGATCCATGGCGGGGGGTTCTTCACAGGTGCAGCCTCACTCGACATCTATGACGGGCGCTTCTTAGCTGCCACCGAGAATGTGATCGTGGCCTCCATGAACTACCGGATGGGGGCGCTGGGCTTCCTGTCTCTGCCCCCGGCCGCCCCGGGGAACGCCGGCCTGTGGGACCAGCACCTGGCACTGCGCTGGCTGCGGGACAACGCGGCTGCCTTTGGTGGAGACCCAGCTCGTTTCCTGCTCTTCGGCCAGAGCGCCGGCGGTTCCTCAGTCAGCTTCCACCTCCTCTCTGCGGGGAGCCGGGCCCTCTTCACCCGCGCCGCGCTGCAGAGCGGAGCCGCCACTGCACCATGGACTTGGATTTCCCTCGAGGAGGCCAAGGAGAGAGGCCGGAggctgggccagctgctgggCTGCGCCGATGGTGACGACACCGCCCtggtgggctgcctgcaggggaaggaacctggggagttccccaaaCACGAATTCTCCGTCTTACGCCGCAAGGACCTGCTGGGGCTGCCCTTTGTGCCGACACCAGATGGGGATTTCCTCCCTGATACACCACCAAGGCTGCTGAGGGCCGGGCACAGCCAGCCTATGCCCATCCTGGCCGGGTTCACCTCCAACGAAGGCGCCTACATGTTAAAATTCAGTCCTCTTAACTTCAGCCTGGAGAACACCAGCCACATCGGCTGGGAAGAGCTGCTGCAGGTGGTGAGGCTGGCAATGCCAGAGGCCCCCGAAGAAGCCGTCCAGATCGTGGCACGGCGGTACAGCCAGGAGAGGCAGGATGAGGCACGGTACTTATGGGCCATGGATCAAACCACCGGTGACCACCTCTTTGTGTGCCCGGTAGCTGAGGTGGCTGGGCGAGAGGCGGAGGCCGGCAGTCCCGTGTACACCTACTACTTCACTCACCGCATTCCTGGCTTGTCTTTACCTGAGTGGATGGGGGTGCCACACGGCTCCGAGGTGCCCTACCTCTTCGGGACCATGGCATCCATGTGGGGCGCCAACTACACTCTCACGGAGGCTGAGACCGGGCTGAGACGCAGAGTGATGCGGTACTGGGCGGAGTTTGCCAGGAGCGG GAACCCCACAGGGTCAGAGGGCAGCCAGGAGCAGTGGCCCCTCTACAACTCCAAGGAGCAGAACTTCGTCCGcatcagcacagagctgccccAGACCAAGGGGACATCGCCCGCCCAGCATTGTGGCTTCTTAGCATCGCTGCTCAAAGAGAAGCCAAGCCCCACAG GAATCCCACAGGGGCAGGGAACAGCAGGGAGCAGTGGCCCCGCTATGACCCCATGGAGCAGAACTTCTTCCGCATCGGCATGGAGCCGCCCCAGGTCAAGGGGCCATCACCTGCCCGGCACTGCAGGTTCTTGGCATGGCTGA